Below is a window of Demequina muriae DNA.
ATTTCCTTCGGCAGGTAGGGACATCTCCATGACACCTCAGTGTGCCTCGGATGGGAAGTCCACGTGTCGAATCAGACAGTCGGTGCGGAGGCTGGCCGCGGCCTAGGGTGAGCGCTATGGACTGGCCCCTGCTCGCCATCGTGCTCGGCGTCGGCGCGGTCTGCCTCGCCGCCCTTGCCGCGATACTGGGGAGTCGCCTGCGCGGAGCCCGCGCGCGCATCGGCGCTCTCGAGGCGGAGCTGAGCCGGGACACGGAGGCCGAGCGCGCTCTTGCGGCGGCCGACGAGCGCGCCCGCATCGCCCGCGAGATGCACGACGTCGTGGCCCACACGCTCTCGGTGGTGGTCGCCCAGGCCGACGGGGGCCGATTCGCCGGCGCCCAGGACCCCGCCCTCGCTCAGCGCGCACTCGAGACCATCGCAGACGTGGGGCGATCAGCGCTGGCGGAGATGCGCGCGATGCTCGGCCTGCTCCGCGACACCGACTCGGAGGTCGCACTCGGACCGCAGCCCAGCCTCGGGGACATCCCCACGCTGGTCGCCTCGGCCCGGGAGGACGGCCTCGACGTGAGCTACGTGACCACGGGCACTCCCCGGCCCCTCCCGATCGGCGCCGGGCTGGCGATGTACCGCATCGTCCAGGAGGCGCTCACGAACGTGCGCAAGCACGCCGGTCCATCCCCGAGCGTCTACGTCCAGCTCACGTGGGAGGCCGATGCGGCCGTCGTCGCGGTCGGCGACGACGGTCGGGGCGCAGCGGCAAGACGCGACGGCAGCGGCCTGGGAATTGCCGGCATGCGCGAACGCGTGGGCGTCTTCGGAGGCTCGCTGACGGCGGGGCCGCGCGCGGGGGGAGGGTTCCTGGTGCGGGCGCGACTGCCGCTCGCACCGCGGCGTGCGCCGAGCTCACCATCCGTCGAGACCACCTCCGACTCCTGACCGGTGACCGCATCGGCCGGGCATACTGGCCGCTATGACCAGTCCTGGTGTGAAGGCAACTGACGAGCGTGAGATCCTCACCTGGCAAGGCTTCGGCGATGCGTCGCGGGAGATCGCGCAGATGGTCGTGGACTCCGGCTACGAGCCCGAGGTCGTGGTGGCCGTCGCACGCGGCGGGCTGCCCATCGGGGGCGCGCTGGCCTACGCGCTCGGCACCAAGGGCGTGGGAACGCTCAACGTCGAGTTCTACACCGGCATCGACGAGCGGCTGCCCGCGCCGGTGCTGCTGCCGCCGCTGCTCGACACCGATGCGATGGCGGGGCTCAAGGTACTGATCGCAGACGACGTCGCCGACACGGGCGAG
It encodes the following:
- a CDS encoding phosphoribosyltransferase → MTSPGVKATDEREILTWQGFGDASREIAQMVVDSGYEPEVVVAVARGGLPIGGALAYALGTKGVGTLNVEFYTGIDERLPAPVLLPPLLDTDAMAGLKVLIADDVADTGETLALVKALMEQHAGEVRTAVLYAKSRSIIDPDYVWKRTDQWITFPWSALPPVTPGAAHPELG
- a CDS encoding sensor histidine kinase; the protein is MDWPLLAIVLGVGAVCLAALAAILGSRLRGARARIGALEAELSRDTEAERALAAADERARIAREMHDVVAHTLSVVVAQADGGRFAGAQDPALAQRALETIADVGRSALAEMRAMLGLLRDTDSEVALGPQPSLGDIPTLVASAREDGLDVSYVTTGTPRPLPIGAGLAMYRIVQEALTNVRKHAGPSPSVYVQLTWEADAAVVAVGDDGRGAAARRDGSGLGIAGMRERVGVFGGSLTAGPRAGGGFLVRARLPLAPRRAPSSPSVETTSDS